In Brucella melitensis bv. 1 str. 16M, a genomic segment contains:
- a CDS encoding HAD family hydrolase, translating into MAAPSLIIFDCDGVLVDSEIIAAEVESALLTESGYPIAADEMAERFAGLTWQDILLTVERAAGIPLSASLLDKSERILDEKLKNEVNAVEDIVEVVSALKLPKCICSNSTSLRLENMLKRVGPYELFAPNIFSAKEVGSGKTKPAPDVFLHAARHFGVDPANVLVIEDSVHGVHGARAAGMRVIGFTGGAHTYPGHADKLTDAGAETVIHRHKDLQSVIDALSIWTDA; encoded by the coding sequence ATGGCGGCACCGTCCCTCATTATTTTCGATTGCGATGGTGTTCTGGTCGATTCCGAGATCATCGCCGCAGAAGTCGAATCCGCCCTCCTGACCGAATCCGGCTATCCGATTGCCGCCGATGAAATGGCCGAACGTTTCGCAGGCCTCACCTGGCAGGATATCCTGCTGACGGTGGAGCGCGCGGCGGGCATTCCGCTTTCCGCGTCGCTCCTCGACAAGTCGGAGCGCATTCTGGATGAAAAGCTGAAGAACGAGGTCAACGCGGTGGAAGACATCGTGGAGGTGGTTTCCGCACTCAAGCTGCCGAAATGCATCTGCTCGAACTCCACGAGCCTGCGGCTTGAAAACATGCTGAAGCGCGTCGGCCCTTACGAGCTCTTCGCACCCAATATTTTCTCCGCCAAGGAAGTGGGCAGCGGAAAGACCAAGCCTGCCCCGGACGTGTTTCTCCACGCGGCGCGCCATTTCGGCGTCGATCCGGCCAATGTGCTGGTGATCGAGGATTCCGTCCATGGAGTTCATGGCGCGCGCGCAGCCGGTATGCGCGTCATCGGTTTTACGGGCGGGGCGCACACCTATCCCGGCCATGCCGACAAGCTGACCGATGCGGGAGCCGAAACGGTTATCCACCGCCACAAGGATTTGCAGAGCGTGATCGACGCCCTGTCCATCTGGACAGATGCCTGA
- a CDS encoding EAL domain-containing protein, protein MRFRRNSLISPVFLVLLLMLILGAVAGQLVGKGLRILEEERHMDIYMTALRDYSSRLLASARNTLEAANNSPFEICSPQDLAYQRKLVFAAYHIKDIGRLRDDQLICSTLLSDIKTQPRRSVANDNLKDGTYIYADDALITPGSHGPIIGRGNANVVLSSVAFDLLHTPRYAFSIFATDEEKKHFALLYNYSGNAEPGPEPSSGDWAQKFVEAPDGKVLRENSCDPDTGVCISLSATIDRTSTAARLKNLLAICLGALAGGSVGLGWLYYRNRDHSLLYRLNKALAAGEPHLLYQPVVDMADGKVLGFEALIRWEIRKGDFVPPDVFVARAEEAGTATKITIYVLERLIEDMGDTLRQRRDLRININITASDLQSPAFMSRMERRLAAADIEPQQVGLELTERTAVDFSKATDGIRRLREQGHRIYIDDFGTGYSSLAYLGELHVDAIKIDKAFTRTVGNDYATVSIIPQIISMAKEHGLDIVVEGVETEAQVLYFRKLGTPLAAQGWFFGKPLCVSDAQALVATVKKKQSRVKLARKTTQKAK, encoded by the coding sequence ATGCGGTTCCGTCGCAATAGTTTGATTTCCCCCGTTTTCCTTGTTCTGCTTCTCATGCTTATTCTGGGGGCCGTGGCCGGGCAACTGGTCGGAAAAGGACTCCGCATTCTCGAAGAAGAACGTCATATGGATATCTATATGACGGCTCTGCGCGATTACTCCAGCCGGCTGCTCGCCTCCGCGAGGAATACTCTGGAGGCTGCGAATAATTCTCCCTTCGAGATATGTTCCCCGCAGGATCTTGCCTATCAGCGCAAGCTCGTCTTTGCCGCCTATCACATCAAGGATATCGGGCGTCTGCGCGATGACCAACTTATCTGCTCGACGCTTCTGAGTGATATCAAAACTCAGCCGCGCCGTTCCGTTGCCAATGACAATTTGAAGGACGGAACCTATATCTATGCCGATGATGCCTTGATAACGCCGGGTAGCCATGGGCCGATCATCGGACGAGGGAATGCGAATGTGGTCTTGAGCTCGGTTGCCTTCGATCTCCTGCACACGCCGCGCTATGCTTTTTCCATTTTTGCCACCGACGAGGAAAAGAAGCATTTCGCGCTGCTTTACAATTATTCAGGTAATGCCGAGCCTGGACCTGAGCCGTCCTCTGGTGATTGGGCGCAGAAATTCGTGGAAGCGCCGGATGGCAAGGTGTTGCGGGAGAATAGCTGTGACCCGGATACGGGCGTCTGCATCAGCCTGTCAGCAACGATCGACCGAACCAGCACGGCAGCACGGCTGAAAAACCTGCTGGCCATCTGCCTTGGCGCATTGGCGGGTGGCAGTGTCGGGCTGGGCTGGCTCTATTATCGCAATCGCGACCACTCATTGCTCTACAGGCTGAACAAGGCACTCGCTGCCGGAGAGCCGCATTTGCTCTACCAGCCGGTGGTGGATATGGCGGATGGCAAGGTGCTCGGCTTTGAAGCATTGATCCGATGGGAAATCCGCAAGGGCGATTTCGTCCCGCCGGATGTCTTCGTTGCGCGGGCGGAGGAGGCGGGCACCGCTACAAAGATAACGATCTATGTGCTGGAACGTCTGATAGAAGACATGGGCGACACGCTGCGCCAGCGCCGTGATTTGCGTATCAATATCAACATTACCGCCAGCGACCTGCAAAGCCCGGCCTTCATGAGCCGGATGGAAAGGCGCCTTGCGGCGGCTGATATCGAACCACAACAGGTGGGGTTGGAACTGACGGAACGCACGGCGGTCGATTTTTCCAAGGCGACGGACGGCATCAGGCGCCTGCGCGAGCAGGGGCACCGGATTTATATCGACGATTTCGGCACCGGCTATTCGAGCCTTGCCTATCTCGGCGAATTGCATGTGGACGCAATCAAGATCGACAAGGCTTTCACGCGCACTGTCGGCAATGATTACGCAACGGTCTCCATCATTCCGCAGATCATTTCCATGGCGAAGGAACATGGCCTCGATATCGTGGTCGAAGGGGTGGAAACGGAGGCACAGGTCCTCTATTTTCGTAAACTGGGCACGCCCCTGGCCGCACAAGGCTGGTTTTTTGGCAAGCCGCTGTGCGTTTCCGATGCGCAGGCGCTGGTCGCTACAGTGAAGAAGAAGCAATCGCGCGTGAAGTTGGCCCGCAAAACGACCCAAAAGGCGAAATGA
- the thrC gene encoding threonine synthase — MKYVSTRGEAPVLGFSDALLAGLARDGGLYLPQEYPQFTAEQIRALRGKSYVEVALAVLTPFTGGEIPAADFERMVREAYGTFRHDAVCPLVQTDANEFVLELFHGPTLAFKDVAMQLLARMMDYVLAQRGERATIVGATSGDTGGAAIEAFGGRDNTDIFILFPNGRVSPVQQRQMTSSGFSNVHALSIEGNFDDCQNLVKGMFNDLEFCDALSLSGVNSINWARIMPQVVYYFTAALSLGAPDRAVSFTVPTGNFGDIFAGYVAKRMGLPIEQLIIATNDNDILSRTLESGAYEMRGVAQTTSPSMDIQISSNFERLLFEAHGRDAAAVRGLMQGLKQSGGFTISEKPLSAIRSEFSAGRSTVDETAATIESVLSKDGYLLDPHSAIGVKVAREKASGTAPMVVLATAHPAKFPDAVKAACGVEPQLPAWLCDLMQRKESFTVLHNELKIVEEYVRHHSRA; from the coding sequence ATGAAATATGTAAGTACGCGTGGGGAAGCACCGGTTCTGGGATTCAGCGATGCATTGCTCGCAGGCCTCGCCCGTGATGGCGGTCTTTATCTGCCGCAGGAATATCCGCAATTCACAGCCGAACAGATCCGCGCCCTGCGTGGAAAATCCTATGTCGAAGTCGCGCTGGCCGTCCTCACGCCCTTTACCGGCGGTGAAATTCCGGCAGCCGATTTCGAGCGCATGGTCCGCGAAGCTTACGGAACCTTCCGTCACGATGCCGTCTGCCCGTTGGTGCAGACCGACGCGAACGAATTCGTGCTGGAGCTTTTCCATGGCCCCACCCTTGCCTTCAAGGATGTCGCCATGCAGCTTCTGGCCCGCATGATGGATTATGTTCTGGCACAGCGCGGCGAGCGCGCAACGATCGTCGGCGCTACATCCGGCGATACGGGCGGCGCAGCCATCGAAGCCTTTGGCGGGCGCGACAACACAGACATTTTCATCCTGTTCCCCAATGGGCGGGTCTCGCCGGTACAGCAACGCCAGATGACGTCTTCCGGCTTTTCCAATGTCCATGCGCTTTCCATCGAGGGCAATTTCGACGATTGCCAGAACCTCGTAAAAGGCATGTTCAATGATCTGGAATTCTGTGACGCCCTGTCGCTTTCCGGCGTGAACTCGATCAACTGGGCGCGCATCATGCCGCAGGTTGTCTATTATTTCACGGCAGCACTCAGCCTCGGCGCACCGGACCGCGCCGTGTCCTTCACGGTGCCCACCGGCAATTTCGGCGATATTTTCGCAGGCTACGTCGCCAAGCGCATGGGCCTGCCCATCGAGCAACTCATCATCGCCACCAACGACAACGATATTCTTTCGCGCACGCTGGAAAGCGGGGCCTATGAGATGCGCGGCGTAGCGCAGACCACTTCGCCCTCAATGGATATCCAGATTTCCTCCAATTTCGAGCGGCTTCTGTTCGAGGCACACGGGCGCGATGCGGCGGCCGTGCGCGGGCTGATGCAGGGCCTGAAGCAATCTGGCGGATTTACGATTTCCGAAAAGCCGCTTTCGGCCATCCGCAGCGAATTTTCGGCTGGCCGCTCCACCGTCGATGAGACGGCGGCGACTATCGAATCGGTTCTTTCCAAAGACGGCTATCTGCTTGATCCGCATTCGGCGATCGGTGTGAAGGTCGCGCGTGAAAAAGCATCCGGCACCGCCCCGATGGTGGTTCTGGCGACCGCCCATCCGGCCAAATTCCCGGATGCGGTGAAGGCTGCATGTGGGGTCGAGCCGCAATTGCCGGCATGGCTTTGCGACCTGATGCAACGAAAAGAGAGCTTCACAGTTCTTCACAACGAGCTGAAAATCGTGGAAGAATATGTGCGCCACCATTCCCGAGCCTGA